The Halorhabdus sp. BNX81 genome includes a region encoding these proteins:
- a CDS encoding complex I NDUFA9 subunit family protein — translation MDVLVTGGDGFVGRHLCAELDERGHDVTALSRDPDSVVLPPGVETAAGDVTDRSSIEPALEGVDILVNLVALSPLFIPSGGNEMHERIHLGGTETLVEAAEDEGVERFVQMSALGADPDGSTHYIRAKGRAEEVVQESALEWVIVRPSVIFGDGGEFVGFTKKLTPPLVAPLPGGGKTRFQPIWVEDLAPMLADCVVDDERAGEVYELGGPEQLTLKQIAKLVRGRVAVVPVPMALAGVGLSIGGAIPGFPMGGDQYRSLKFDNTTADNDVTDFGTEPDVLLTLGEYLNGI, via the coding sequence ATGGATGTCCTTGTCACTGGCGGCGACGGCTTCGTCGGCCGACACCTCTGTGCAGAACTGGACGAGCGCGGCCACGACGTGACGGCACTCTCGCGCGATCCCGATTCCGTGGTCCTTCCCCCGGGTGTCGAAACAGCCGCGGGCGACGTCACGGACCGTTCGTCGATCGAACCCGCCCTCGAGGGCGTCGATATCCTCGTGAACCTGGTCGCGCTCTCGCCGCTGTTCATCCCGAGCGGCGGCAACGAGATGCACGAGCGCATCCACCTCGGCGGCACCGAGACCCTGGTCGAAGCTGCCGAGGACGAAGGCGTCGAGCGCTTCGTCCAGATGAGCGCGCTGGGGGCTGACCCCGACGGCTCCACGCACTACATCCGCGCAAAAGGGCGCGCGGAAGAAGTGGTCCAAGAGTCCGCCCTGGAGTGGGTGATCGTCCGGCCCTCGGTAATCTTCGGCGACGGGGGAGAGTTCGTCGGATTCACGAAGAAGCTGACGCCGCCGCTGGTCGCGCCGCTGCCGGGCGGCGGAAAGACCCGCTTCCAGCCCATCTGGGTCGAGGACCTCGCGCCGATGCTGGCCGATTGTGTCGTAGACGACGAGCGGGCGGGCGAGGTCTACGAGTTGGGGGGCCCGGAACAACTCACGCTCAAGCAGATCGCCAAGCTCGTTCGCGGGCGAGTCGCGGTCGTCCCCGTCCCGATGGCGCTGGCGGGCGTCGGTCTCTCGATCGGCGGCGCGATCCCGGGCTTCCCGATGGGGGGCGATCAGTACCGCTCACTCAAGTTTGACAACACCACGGCGGACAACGACGTGACCGACTTCGGGACCGAACCCGACGTGTTACTCACGCTTGGGGAGTACCTTAACGGGATCTGA